From the genome of Gilliamella sp. wkB7, one region includes:
- the cysK gene encoding cysteine synthase A has translation MSKIFDDNSQTIGHTPLVRLKHFGNGNILAKVESRNPSFSVKCRIASNMIWDAEKRGLLTSDVELIEPTSGNTGIALAAVAAARGYKLTLTMPESMSIERRKLLKALGANLILTEAAKGMKGAIEKAEEIVASNPQKNIMLQQFSNPANPEIHEKTTGPEIWNDTDGQVDIFIAGVGTGGTFTGTVRYIKKTQSKNITAVAVEPATSPVISQALAGEPIKPGPHKIQGIGAGFIPGNLDLSLIDIVEKVTNEQSIETARELMEKEGILAGISSGAAVYAADRLAKLPENANKTIVVILPSSGERYLSTDLFSGIFTEKELG, from the coding sequence ATGAGTAAAATATTTGATGATAATTCACAAACCATCGGTCACACGCCTCTAGTTCGTTTAAAACATTTTGGTAACGGTAATATTTTAGCCAAAGTGGAATCTCGCAATCCTAGTTTTAGTGTTAAATGTCGTATTGCATCAAATATGATTTGGGATGCAGAAAAACGCGGGTTATTAACATCAGATGTTGAATTAATCGAACCTACTAGTGGTAATACAGGTATTGCTCTTGCAGCAGTCGCTGCAGCACGAGGTTATAAACTAACCTTAACCATGCCAGAAAGTATGAGTATAGAACGTCGAAAATTACTTAAAGCTTTAGGTGCTAATCTAATTTTGACTGAAGCTGCAAAAGGCATGAAAGGTGCAATTGAAAAAGCCGAAGAGATTGTTGCAAGTAATCCTCAAAAAAACATCATGCTGCAACAATTTAGTAACCCAGCCAACCCAGAAATTCACGAAAAAACCACTGGACCAGAAATTTGGAACGATACGGATGGCCAAGTAGATATTTTTATCGCTGGTGTAGGTACTGGAGGTACTTTTACAGGTACAGTTCGTTATATTAAAAAGACTCAAAGCAAAAACATAACAGCAGTGGCTGTTGAACCGGCTACATCTCCAGTTATTAGCCAAGCCCTAGCAGGTGAGCCAATTAAACCAGGACCACACAAAATTCAAGGTATTGGCGCTGGGTTTATTCCAGGAAATTTAGACTTAAGCTTGATTGATATAGTTGAAAAAGTGACAAATGAACAATCCATTGAAACTGCGCGAGAATTAATGGAAAAAGAGGGTATATTAGCAGGTATATCATCTGGTGCAGCCGTTTATGCAGCTGATCGTTTAGCAAAATTACCCGAAAATGCGAATAAAACCATTGTGGTAATCTTACCTTCATCAGGTGAACGTTACCTTAGTACGGATTTGTTTAGTGGTATTTTTACTGAAAAAGAACTTGGTTAA
- a CDS encoding SMI1/KNR4 family protein, which produces MFESKYAVPRNIDKLISKLKITTDSHNSYIKFLKKYNVIAFDEDVFDYSIDCQGESLPLEVMFGFSKKRDREDVIANNWMYLNRIPKRSIAIASLNFGDLLCLYPNGKVYHWDHEVNDLYFDMTVRNGYLEQNLDLKLVANSFDEFLTKIIKTEIEGFDPNVPYSDDYIDFLMNDSKYFFMSSKKIIQVSLKKLELSEKGRELIAKFKREGLIR; this is translated from the coding sequence ATGTTTGAATCAAAATATGCTGTGCCAAGAAATATTGATAAGCTTATTTCTAAATTAAAAATTACGACAGATTCTCATAATTCTTATATTAAATTTTTAAAGAAATATAATGTCATTGCTTTTGATGAGGATGTGTTTGATTATTCCATTGACTGTCAAGGTGAATCACTTCCGCTTGAAGTAATGTTCGGATTCTCTAAGAAACGAGATCGGGAAGATGTAATTGCTAATAACTGGATGTATTTAAATAGAATCCCTAAACGGTCCATTGCTATAGCATCTTTAAATTTCGGAGATTTACTTTGTTTGTATCCAAATGGCAAAGTTTATCATTGGGATCATGAAGTTAATGATCTTTATTTTGATATGACAGTCAGAAATGGTTATTTAGAGCAGAATCTAGATTTAAAGCTTGTCGCTAATTCCTTTGATGAGTTTTTAACAAAAATTATTAAAACCGAAATCGAAGGTTTTGATCCTAATGTTCCTTATTCTGATGATTATATAGATTTTTTGATGAACGATTCTAAATACTTTTTTATGTCTTCGAAAAAAATAATTCAGGTGAGTTTAAAAAAATTAGAACTTTCTGAAAAAGGACGTGAGTTGATAGCGAAATTTAAAAGAGAAGGGCTTATAAGATAA
- the priC gene encoding primosomal replication protein PriC produces MQNFLEKLKNQINALEQEINLTEQQSFQEHYFDEHLFNTSKIESNNQFYLDKIKQTYQAFCDAVLSQKLTQIEFFSEKLIDQITALTRELATGYLRKQPTDYVILETLAEKHSRHLDYLRRLQDMKYEFEFSSESIDHIKVATLDNRIYRCEQAIKKIELEMENDSLD; encoded by the coding sequence ATGCAAAATTTTTTGGAAAAATTAAAAAATCAAATAAATGCACTTGAACAAGAGATCAATTTAACAGAACAACAATCTTTTCAAGAACATTATTTTGATGAACATTTGTTTAACACAAGCAAAATCGAGTCTAATAACCAGTTCTATCTTGATAAAATAAAACAGACTTATCAAGCATTTTGTGATGCGGTACTCTCTCAAAAATTGACACAAATTGAATTTTTTTCGGAAAAGCTTATTGATCAAATCACCGCCCTTACCCGTGAGCTTGCTACTGGATATTTACGTAAACAGCCAACAGACTATGTTATTCTGGAAACACTTGCAGAAAAACACTCGAGACATTTGGATTATCTAAGGCGATTACAAGATATGAAATATGAATTTGAATTTTCATCAGAGTCAATTGATCATATTAAAGTTGCTACATTAGATAATCGAATCTATCGCTGTGAACAAGCGATAAAAAAAATTGAATTAGAAATGGAAAATGATAGCTTGGATTAA
- the yfbV gene encoding terminus macrodomain insulation protein YfbV, with protein MNLVNTFKAGQRYMKLCPTDQQLMHSFPELKIINHIKTITKYLPPIIVGLIVWQYYMPAQLAVTILTILFALSLPLQGIVWLGRRSQSPLPLNLVDCYNRIKLQLIEKKVLDINANPNEKLTFESFMQLINLSKIHLGNYFGQDDDTSNQ; from the coding sequence ATGAATTTAGTTAATACATTTAAGGCTGGACAAAGGTATATGAAGCTTTGTCCGACTGATCAGCAATTGATGCATTCATTTCCTGAATTAAAAATCATTAACCACATAAAAACCATAACAAAATATTTGCCACCAATCATTGTCGGCCTGATTGTATGGCAATATTATATGCCTGCGCAGCTTGCAGTAACAATCTTAACTATTTTGTTTGCCTTGAGCTTACCATTACAAGGTATAGTTTGGTTGGGTAGACGTTCGCAATCACCTTTACCCCTTAATTTAGTGGATTGCTATAACCGAATCAAATTACAACTCATCGAGAAGAAGGTATTAGATATTAACGCAAACCCAAATGAAAAATTAACTTTTGAATCATTTATGCAACTTATAAACTTATCTAAAATTCATTTAGGCAATTATTTTGGACAAGATGATGATACATCTAACCAATAA
- a CDS encoding acetate kinase: MSSSNNALVLNCGSSSLKFAIINPENGDEFLSGLAECFNLPDARIKWKLDGVKNEASLGAGAAHSEAIRFIVNSIFPQKPELLDSIKSIGHRIVHGGEKYTQSVVIDDSVLKGIEEAAAFAPLHNPAHLIGIREAFAEFPHLKTKNVAVFDTAFHTTMPKEAYLYAIPNELYTKHGIRRYGAHGTSHYYVSREAARLLNKPVEETNVITCHLGNGASITAVKNGKCVETSMGLTPLEGLVMGTRSGDIDPAIMFFLHDNLNMSVADINNLLNKKSGLLGLTGVSSDCRYVTDNYGKDENATNALDVFVHRLVKYIGGYAMLLDGRLDAIVFTGGIGENSEEVRRMALQKLSILGFELDQERNLAARFGKGGTITKDGSAVAMVIPTNEELVIAQDAARLTA, from the coding sequence ATGTCATCAAGTAATAACGCTCTTGTTCTTAATTGCGGAAGTTCTTCATTAAAATTTGCCATTATTAACCCTGAAAATGGTGATGAGTTTTTATCTGGGTTAGCTGAATGTTTTAATCTTCCTGATGCACGTATTAAGTGGAAACTTGATGGTGTTAAGAACGAAGCTTCTTTAGGTGCTGGCGCTGCTCATAGTGAAGCAATCAGATTTATTGTTAATAGCATCTTCCCTCAAAAACCAGAATTATTAGATAGTATTAAATCTATTGGACACCGTATCGTTCACGGTGGTGAAAAATATACTCAATCTGTCGTAATCGATGATTCAGTATTAAAAGGTATTGAAGAAGCTGCAGCATTTGCACCTTTACATAATCCTGCGCATTTAATCGGTATTCGTGAAGCTTTTGCAGAGTTCCCTCATCTAAAAACTAAAAATGTTGCCGTATTTGATACTGCATTCCATACAACTATGCCGAAAGAAGCTTATTTGTATGCTATTCCTAACGAACTTTATACAAAACACGGTATTCGTCGTTATGGTGCACACGGTACTAGTCACTATTATGTTAGCCGTGAAGCTGCAAGATTATTGAATAAACCAGTAGAAGAAACAAATGTAATCACTTGTCATTTAGGTAATGGTGCATCAATTACTGCTGTTAAAAACGGTAAATGCGTTGAGACTTCAATGGGCTTAACTCCACTTGAAGGTTTAGTAATGGGTACACGTAGTGGTGATATCGATCCTGCTATCATGTTCTTCTTACACGATAACTTAAATATGTCAGTTGCTGATATTAATAATCTTTTAAATAAAAAATCTGGTTTATTAGGTTTAACAGGTGTAAGTAGCGATTGCCGTTATGTAACTGACAACTATGGCAAAGATGAAAATGCAACAAATGCTTTAGATGTCTTTGTTCACCGTTTAGTTAAATACATTGGTGGTTATGCAATGCTTTTAGACGGTCGTTTAGATGCAATCGTATTTACTGGTGGTATTGGTGAAAATTCTGAAGAAGTTCGTCGTATGGCATTACAAAAATTAAGTATTCTAGGTTTTGAACTTGATCAAGAACGTAACCTTGCTGCACGTTTTGGCAAAGGTGGTACAATTACTAAAGACGGTTCTGCCGTTGCAATGGTGATTCCAACCAATGAAGAACTTGTTATTGCTCAGGATGCTGCGCGTCTAACTGCTTAA
- the pta gene encoding phosphate acetyltransferase, with the protein MSRTIMLIPTGTNVGLTGVSLGVIRAMERQGINLNVFKPVAQPREGGDAPDNTTTLVSNNTTIPVLKPLKMSHVENLLGLNQQDVLMEEIVALYAENTKGADVVLVEGIVPTADYPFANELNNNIAKTLGAEIVFVVNMGKDTPEQLKDRIEIARSNFGGVKNEKIVGVIVNKVNAPVEEQSLARPDVAEIYHTHKFDGEKITIEDLNRHSPIPVLGCIPWNIDLSACRAIDIAKHFDAKIINEGSIQSRRIKHISFCSRSVQNIISHLQPNALLVTSADRSDVLVTISLAAMNGVAIGGVLLTGGYEIDEKIYKLCQPAFDTGLPVFTVKTNTFQTSINLQQFNLEIPVDDKERMDNTQNFVADHIDANWIKSLNEVVNSTRRLSPPAFRYQLTELARNAKKVVVLPEGDEPRTIKAAAICAERNIAKCVLIGNPDEVRKVAASQGVTLGAGVEIVDPENIREKYVPRLVELRKNKGMTEVIAREQLADNVVLGTMMLEANEVDGLVSGAVHTTANTIRPPLQLIKTAPGSSLVSSVFFMLMPDQVYIYGDCAINPDPNAQELAEIAIQSADTAIAFGIEPRVAMISYSTGSSGQGADVEKVKEATRIAQEKRPDLMIDGPLQYDAAVMPDVAKSKAPNSQVAGRATVFIFPDLNTGNTTYKAVQRSADLVSIGPMLQGMRKPVNDLSRGALVDDIVYTIALTAIQSAQEQNAGK; encoded by the coding sequence ATGTCTCGTACTATTATGCTAATTCCAACCGGAACCAATGTAGGGTTAACAGGTGTGAGTCTTGGTGTTATTCGAGCTATGGAGCGTCAAGGTATTAACTTAAACGTTTTTAAACCAGTTGCGCAGCCAAGAGAGGGGGGGGATGCTCCTGACAATACCACGACTTTAGTTAGTAATAACACAACAATTCCCGTTTTAAAACCACTTAAAATGAGCCATGTTGAGAACCTATTAGGTTTAAATCAACAAGATGTATTAATGGAAGAAATTGTTGCCCTTTATGCTGAAAATACTAAAGGTGCTGATGTTGTATTAGTTGAAGGTATTGTTCCAACTGCTGATTATCCGTTTGCCAATGAATTAAATAATAACATCGCTAAAACGCTTGGCGCTGAAATAGTCTTTGTTGTTAATATGGGTAAAGACACACCAGAACAATTAAAAGATCGCATTGAAATTGCCCGTTCTAATTTTGGTGGCGTTAAAAATGAAAAAATCGTGGGTGTCATTGTTAATAAAGTAAATGCACCTGTAGAAGAGCAATCTCTTGCTCGTCCAGATGTTGCAGAAATTTACCATACTCATAAATTTGATGGTGAAAAAATCACAATTGAAGATTTAAATCGTCATAGCCCAATTCCTGTTCTTGGTTGTATTCCTTGGAATATTGATTTAAGTGCTTGCCGTGCAATTGATATCGCTAAACATTTTGATGCCAAAATCATTAATGAAGGTTCAATTCAAAGCCGTCGTATTAAACATATCTCATTCTGCTCGCGCAGCGTGCAAAATATCATTAGTCATTTGCAACCAAATGCATTACTTGTGACTTCGGCTGACCGTTCTGATGTATTAGTAACAATCAGTTTAGCTGCTATGAATGGTGTAGCAATTGGTGGTGTATTGTTAACTGGCGGTTATGAAATTGATGAAAAAATCTATAAATTATGCCAACCAGCCTTTGATACAGGCTTACCTGTATTTACTGTTAAAACAAATACATTCCAAACTTCAATTAATTTACAACAATTCAATTTAGAAATTCCGGTTGATGACAAAGAACGTATGGATAATACACAAAACTTTGTTGCTGACCATATTGATGCAAATTGGATCAAATCATTAAATGAAGTGGTGAATTCAACTCGTCGTTTATCACCTCCTGCTTTCCGTTATCAGCTAACGGAGCTTGCACGTAATGCGAAAAAAGTGGTAGTTTTACCGGAAGGTGATGAACCAAGAACAATTAAAGCTGCAGCAATTTGTGCAGAGCGTAATATTGCAAAATGTGTACTTATTGGTAATCCTGATGAAGTTCGCAAAGTAGCAGCGTCTCAAGGCGTTACATTAGGTGCTGGCGTTGAAATTGTTGATCCAGAAAATATCCGGGAAAAATATGTACCGCGCTTAGTTGAATTACGTAAAAATAAAGGTATGACTGAAGTTATTGCACGTGAGCAATTAGCTGACAATGTTGTACTTGGTACAATGATGCTTGAAGCTAATGAGGTTGATGGTTTAGTATCAGGTGCAGTCCATACCACTGCGAATACCATTCGCCCACCGCTACAATTAATTAAAACTGCTCCAGGTAGTTCACTTGTTTCGTCTGTCTTCTTTATGTTAATGCCAGACCAAGTTTATATCTATGGTGACTGTGCAATCAATCCAGATCCGAACGCACAAGAACTTGCAGAAATTGCTATTCAATCAGCCGATACAGCAATTGCCTTTGGTATTGAACCACGTGTTGCGATGATCTCATATTCAACAGGTAGTTCTGGTCAAGGTGCTGATGTTGAAAAAGTGAAAGAAGCGACTCGTATTGCTCAAGAAAAACGCCCAGATCTAATGATTGATGGTCCATTACAATATGATGCAGCGGTTATGCCTGATGTGGCTAAATCTAAAGCACCAAATTCACAAGTAGCGGGTAGAGCAACCGTGTTTATCTTCCCTGATTTAAATACTGGTAATACCACATATAAAGCAGTACAACGTTCTGCTGATCTTGTATCAATTGGTCCAATGTTACAAGGTATGCGTAAACCTGTTAATGACTTGTCTCGTGGTGCATTAGTTGACGATATCGTTTATACTATTGCATTAACAGCTATTCAATCAGCGCAAGAGCAAAATGCTGGTAAATAG
- a CDS encoding toxin-activating lysine-acyltransferase: protein MNSSNQNLIQIIAPNIYQDTAWNESEVLGYTMWLWNRNPNYRNAAISSALEALLPIIKSKNFILLIKNNRPLGYLNWAYLNKEEEWQYLNKMKSYLNFVQCNEKDETKRLWLLSFFCPFGLNEVLLMKSICKKVLKNNLCFFGYHKSKAKPVIKTVQC, encoded by the coding sequence ATGAACAGTTCTAATCAAAACTTAATCCAAATCATTGCACCAAATATTTATCAAGATACTGCGTGGAATGAATCCGAAGTATTAGGCTATACCATGTGGTTATGGAATAGAAATCCTAATTATCGAAATGCGGCGATAAGTTCAGCATTAGAAGCATTACTTCCTATCATCAAGTCTAAAAACTTTATTTTATTGATTAAAAATAATAGACCATTAGGGTACCTCAATTGGGCTTATTTGAATAAGGAAGAAGAATGGCAATATTTAAATAAAATGAAAAGTTATCTCAATTTTGTCCAATGCAACGAAAAGGATGAAACGAAAAGGCTATGGCTTTTATCTTTTTTTTGCCCATTTGGATTAAATGAAGTTTTACTCATGAAATCAATATGTAAAAAAGTATTGAAAAATAATCTTTGTTTTTTTGGTTATCACAAGTCAAAAGCAAAACCTGTTATTAAAACAGTTCAATGTTAG